A single window of Bacteroidales bacterium DNA harbors:
- a CDS encoding M23 family metallopeptidase, with protein sequence MLLPILFSARLSFGQNPEFPKDYFRSPVDFRLSLSATFGEFRSDHFHSGIDIRTGGVEGRSIYSIADGYISRIKITSSGYGKAIYVTHPNGFVSVYGHLRDFNPAVRQYVIEKQYDQRSYEIDVFPDREMFPVTKGQVIASSGNSGYSFGPHLHFEIRDDATQQPLNPLLFGLPVNDLVKPVITSLKVYAMDDYSTIDGKTDTIVIAAEKAGQRYTLAGQDTLKLKGKISFGLQTYDLLSDSDRKYGIYSVELLMDDERIFKYTTTTFSFEETRYVNSVYDYSEYKKNSRRYIRTAIDPNNKFSEYDEVKENGIIYFDDDKIYDLIFIVKDVQGNTSHLEFYAKGMKVTSIQPFIPFPDKFDSFHFMYYLPNSYETDDFKVEIPSGALYTDLVLQYATAGPWKNTVAKVHKVHNRFTPLHKSMTLRIKPLEKAKGLEDKLYMVQLDENGKADAIRSSYEDGFVVGKSARFGNFSLMVDTIRPVIKPVNFTDKKSLAGMKQLKVEIKDDQSGIESYNPTLNGEWILMEYDEKNNLLIYDFDRYLLKGSNVFRLEVTDRKNNTRVYQATVTY encoded by the coding sequence GTGCTGCTGCCCATCTTGTTTTCAGCCAGGTTGTCCTTCGGCCAGAATCCTGAATTTCCAAAAGATTATTTCCGTTCTCCCGTTGATTTCAGGTTGTCGTTGTCGGCCACCTTCGGGGAGTTCCGTTCCGACCATTTTCATTCGGGGATCGATATCCGGACCGGAGGAGTAGAAGGCCGCTCCATCTATTCCATCGCCGACGGATACATATCCCGGATCAAGATCACCTCTTCGGGATATGGCAAGGCGATCTATGTGACGCACCCCAATGGATTTGTTTCCGTTTACGGACATTTGCGTGATTTTAACCCGGCCGTGCGCCAGTATGTCATCGAAAAGCAATATGATCAACGCTCCTACGAGATTGATGTTTTTCCCGACAGGGAGATGTTTCCCGTTACGAAGGGACAGGTGATCGCATCCTCAGGTAACAGCGGATATTCATTCGGACCTCATCTTCACTTCGAAATAAGGGACGATGCTACTCAGCAACCACTGAATCCTCTTCTTTTCGGTTTACCTGTCAACGATCTGGTCAAACCGGTCATCACTTCACTGAAGGTCTATGCCATGGATGACTACAGTACCATTGACGGAAAAACGGACACCATTGTCATTGCCGCTGAAAAGGCCGGGCAGAGGTACACCCTTGCCGGGCAGGATACACTGAAGCTGAAAGGGAAGATCAGTTTTGGATTGCAAACCTATGATCTGCTGAGCGATTCGGACAGAAAGTATGGCATTTATTCAGTCGAACTCCTGATGGATGATGAACGTATTTTCAAATACACCACCACAACCTTCTCCTTTGAGGAAACCCGTTATGTTAACAGCGTGTATGATTACAGTGAATACAAAAAAAACAGCAGGCGCTATATCCGGACAGCCATTGATCCAAACAATAAGTTCAGTGAATACGATGAGGTAAAAGAAAACGGGATCATCTACTTTGATGATGATAAGATCTATGATTTGATTTTTATTGTCAAGGATGTACAGGGAAATACGTCTCACCTTGAATTTTATGCCAAAGGCATGAAAGTGACTTCAATTCAGCCTTTTATACCTTTTCCGGATAAATTCGACAGTTTTCATTTTATGTATTACTTGCCGAATTCCTATGAAACCGATGACTTCAAGGTTGAGATTCCATCCGGGGCGCTTTACACGGATCTTGTACTGCAGTACGCCACTGCCGGTCCCTGGAAAAATACGGTCGCCAAAGTGCATAAGGTTCACAACAGGTTCACGCCCCTGCACAAATCCATGACCCTTCGGATAAAGCCCCTGGAAAAGGCAAAAGGACTGGAGGATAAGCTCTATATGGTTCAGCTGGATGAGAATGGGAAGGCTGATGCGATCCGCAGTTCTTACGAGGATGGATTTGTGGTCGGTAAATCGGCTCGGTTTGGAAATTTCAGCCTGATGGTGGATACCATCAGGCCAGTGATCAAACCGGTCAATTTCACAGATAAAAAGAGCCTGGCCGGGATGAAGCAGCTTAAGGTCGAAATTAAGGACGACCAGAGTGGAATTGAATCGTACAATCCTACATTGAATGGAGAATGGATCCTGATGGAATATGATGAAAAGAACAACCTGCTGATCTATGACTTTGACCGTTATCTGCTGAAAGGCAGCAATGTGTTCCGGCTTGAGGTCACTGACCGGAAAAACAATACCCGGGTGTATCAAGCCACGGTCACCTATTGA
- a CDS encoding nucleotidyltransferase domain-containing protein, translating into MKHSDEHWRWRLHMVEQIAGQMDFDRFGVMGIYVLGSTKNATAGPGSDIDLMIHVQDDPGKMEILRAWIEGWSLCLAEMNFLKTGYKTQGGIIDLHLITDQDIKDRTSFAVRINAVDDPARPVRLRNG; encoded by the coding sequence GTGAAACATTCGGATGAACACTGGCGCTGGAGGTTACACATGGTGGAGCAGATCGCCGGTCAAATGGATTTTGACCGTTTCGGAGTGATGGGCATCTATGTGCTGGGAAGTACAAAAAATGCAACTGCCGGACCGGGAAGCGATATTGATCTGATGATACACGTCCAGGACGATCCTGGTAAAATGGAGATCCTGAGAGCCTGGATCGAAGGGTGGAGCTTATGCCTGGCCGAAATGAACTTTTTGAAGACAGGTTACAAAACGCAGGGAGGGATCATTGATCTTCACCTGATCACCGATCAGGACATTAAAGACAGAACCAGTTTCGCAGTCAGGATCAATGCGGTGGACGACCCGGCAAGACCTGTGAGATTAAGAAATGGATAA
- a CDS encoding metallophosphoesterase, with the protein MVPCFFVSDLHGHIDRYEKLFQLIRVERPLAVFMGGDLLPHRLRPMHYRDGVISHFSTEFLIPQFEQLRVDLDQDYPSVFLIMGNDDPRSEEPYFIQGESSSLWNYLHFKRASFLGYSLFGYSFVPPTPFHLKDWERYDISRFVDPGSISPTEGFRTVEEREDVEHSTIRKHLELLAGGEEMERAVFLFHSPPYDTCLDRAALDGIMVDHVPMDVHVGSMAIKEFLEKRQPWLTLHGHIHESSRLTGSWSQQIGRTVAFNASWDKPELAVIKFDLERPVDALRVLI; encoded by the coding sequence ATGGTCCCATGTTTTTTTGTATCCGACCTGCACGGGCATATTGACCGCTACGAAAAATTATTTCAGCTCATCCGGGTCGAGAGGCCCCTGGCGGTCTTTATGGGCGGTGATCTGCTTCCCCATCGTCTGCGCCCGATGCACTACAGGGATGGCGTGATCAGTCATTTCAGCACGGAATTTCTCATTCCGCAGTTTGAACAGCTCAGGGTGGACCTGGATCAGGATTATCCTTCCGTTTTCCTGATCATGGGCAATGATGATCCCCGTTCAGAGGAACCCTATTTTATCCAGGGTGAATCAAGCTCACTATGGAATTACCTCCACTTCAAAAGAGCATCTTTCCTGGGCTACAGCCTGTTCGGTTATTCATTTGTTCCACCCACTCCTTTCCACCTGAAGGACTGGGAGCGCTATGATATTTCAAGATTTGTGGATCCAGGAAGCATTTCCCCGACCGAGGGCTTTCGCACCGTCGAAGAGAGGGAGGATGTTGAGCACAGCACTATCCGCAAACACCTTGAATTGCTTGCCGGCGGAGAAGAAATGGAACGGGCGGTTTTCCTTTTCCACTCACCGCCCTATGACACCTGCCTGGACCGGGCTGCGCTGGATGGGATCATGGTTGATCACGTACCCATGGATGTCCACGTCGGGAGCATGGCCATCAAGGAATTCCTTGAGAAAAGACAGCCCTGGTTAACCCTGCACGGGCATATCCACGAATCATCAAGGCTGACAGGTTCCTGGAGCCAGCAGATCGGCCGTACGGTGGCGTTTAATGCGTCGTGGGATAAACCGGAGCTGGCGGTCATCAAATTCGATCTGGAAAGGCCCGTGGATGCCCTAAGGGTGTTGATATAA
- the guaA gene encoding glutamine-hydrolyzing GMP synthase translates to MQEMILILDFGSQYTQLIARRVRELHVYCEIHPCHAVPALTSAVKGVILSGSPFSVRDKNAPVPDLSLLRKKVPLLGVCYGAQYLALHEGGNVMPSSHREYGRAKLSHIDSISPLMNGMHEGSQVWMSHGDTILSLPAAFRSIASTPDVQIAGFEAEGEQTFGIQFHPEVYHTTEGMTLLRNFVVTICGCRQSWTPDSFVESKVREWKATLKNDKVVLGLSGGVDSTVTALLLHKAIGKNLHCIFVDNGLLRKKEFAMVLHSYRHYGLNVKGVDAGNRFLQALKGATDPEQKRKIIGRMFIEVFDEEARKILNVKWLAQGTIYPDVIESISVKGPSSTIKSHHNVGGLPDVMQLKVVEPLKSLFKDEVRRVGAILGIDEELLGRHPFPGPGLGIRIVGEITPGKVKMLQEVDWLYVEGLKKNGLYGTVWQAAAILLPVSSVGVMGDERTYENVVVLRAVTSTDGMTADWSRLPYDFLASISNEIINKVKGVNRVVYDISSKPPATIEWE, encoded by the coding sequence ATGCAAGAAATGATCCTGATCCTGGATTTCGGTTCTCAGTACACCCAGCTGATCGCCCGAAGGGTAAGGGAACTCCATGTGTATTGCGAGATCCATCCCTGCCATGCGGTTCCTGCCCTGACATCGGCTGTAAAAGGAGTCATTCTTTCAGGCAGTCCCTTTTCTGTCCGGGATAAAAATGCACCGGTACCCGACCTGTCTTTGCTCAGGAAGAAGGTACCCCTGCTGGGCGTGTGCTATGGGGCACAATACCTGGCGCTTCACGAAGGCGGCAATGTGATGCCTTCTTCCCACAGAGAATATGGCAGGGCGAAACTTTCGCATATCGACAGCATCAGTCCCCTGATGAACGGCATGCACGAAGGCAGCCAGGTTTGGATGTCGCACGGAGATACCATTTTGAGCCTTCCGGCGGCATTCAGATCCATTGCAAGTACACCGGATGTTCAGATTGCGGGCTTTGAGGCGGAAGGTGAACAGACCTTTGGAATCCAGTTTCACCCGGAGGTCTATCACACAACGGAAGGAATGACGCTGCTCAGGAATTTTGTCGTGACCATCTGCGGCTGCCGGCAATCCTGGACCCCCGACTCCTTTGTTGAGTCAAAAGTCAGGGAATGGAAGGCGACGCTGAAAAACGACAAGGTCGTTCTCGGACTTTCAGGAGGCGTTGATTCAACGGTCACCGCTCTTTTGCTGCATAAGGCCATCGGTAAGAACCTGCACTGCATTTTTGTTGACAATGGTCTTCTCCGGAAAAAGGAATTTGCCATGGTGCTGCATTCCTATCGTCACTATGGACTCAACGTAAAAGGAGTGGATGCTGGCAACCGTTTTCTTCAGGCATTGAAAGGAGCGACTGATCCTGAACAAAAACGAAAAATCATTGGCAGGATGTTCATTGAAGTGTTTGATGAAGAAGCTCGTAAAATATTAAATGTTAAATGGTTAGCGCAAGGAACCATTTATCCTGACGTGATCGAATCCATCTCCGTAAAAGGTCCGTCCTCCACGATCAAGTCGCATCACAATGTTGGAGGGCTGCCTGACGTTATGCAACTTAAAGTGGTCGAGCCTTTGAAAAGCCTTTTCAAAGACGAGGTCAGGAGGGTGGGAGCGATCCTGGGCATTGATGAGGAGTTGCTGGGCCGTCATCCTTTTCCGGGACCCGGTCTGGGCATCCGGATCGTCGGAGAGATCACTCCGGGGAAGGTGAAAATGCTGCAGGAGGTAGACTGGTTGTATGTGGAGGGTTTGAAGAAAAATGGATTGTACGGTACGGTTTGGCAGGCTGCAGCGATTCTGTTGCCCGTCAGCTCAGTTGGAGTGATGGGAGATGAGCGTACGTACGAAAATGTGGTCGTATTGAGGGCTGTGACTTCAACGGATGGGATGACTGCTGACTGGTCGCGGTTACCGTATGATTTTCTGGCTTCAATATCCAATGAGATCATCAACAAAGTGAAAGGTGTCAACAGGGTTGTGTATGACATCAGCTCCAAGCCACCCGCCACCATTGAATGGGAATAA
- a CDS encoding LysM peptidoglycan-binding domain-containing protein, with protein MRNKLFAFVLFLEFLLVPAFAQDKSPTATAGPGSESGDLNLVSHQGELVEKDTLVYYRNHLVQKKETLYGLSKQYNVTIDELFLLNPILRNGIKKGQTIKIPVKDPRQFEKASSGTLVIKSRATVQPVEVQEEIAVEASVADRHCDKYVYGGDYFRVALLLPLYLGETDFIETDDSVAVSVTEKEYKAFRFIQFYEGARIALDSLVRSGLNVKLFVYDVTEDITPVNNILSGQGFDKMNLIIGPVFKGPFEIVADFARKQRIPIVNPFSKRNDVILDNPWVFKVQPSFYGRLNQMAEYLATTYPEANYIFVHQTKTRDLDTLQFLKDKLLARLYTDLPSWAGREDSLGASGRVTDLFYHLEGISGLTAKLSAERDNILICVSTQRVFVANIMSYIQPLSRTYKILLTGMPEWMDYNLDLDYAMKLNLHLFASEFVDFSDEQVKRYIVNFRYAYENEPSADGHAYEGFDIVFYFLKALMEFGPDFTACLPFLSYDGLQIGFDFHRQGEGGFENEHVSVFRFENYRLVRVR; from the coding sequence ATGAGAAATAAGCTCTTCGCATTCGTGTTGTTTCTTGAATTTCTGTTGGTTCCTGCATTTGCACAGGATAAAAGTCCAACCGCCACTGCCGGTCCGGGTTCTGAATCCGGTGACCTGAACCTTGTGTCGCATCAGGGTGAACTGGTTGAAAAAGATACCCTGGTATATTACCGCAACCATTTGGTTCAGAAAAAAGAGACACTTTATGGCCTGTCAAAGCAGTACAATGTTACGATTGATGAGCTCTTTCTGCTCAATCCCATCTTGCGGAACGGGATTAAAAAAGGGCAAACCATCAAGATCCCGGTCAAAGATCCCCGGCAATTTGAAAAAGCCTCTTCAGGAACGCTTGTCATAAAATCCAGGGCAACTGTACAGCCTGTGGAGGTGCAGGAAGAGATTGCTGTTGAAGCCTCCGTTGCTGATCGTCATTGCGACAAGTATGTTTATGGCGGGGATTATTTTCGTGTGGCCCTTCTGTTACCGTTATACCTTGGCGAAACGGACTTTATTGAAACGGATGACTCGGTTGCTGTTTCCGTAACTGAGAAGGAGTACAAGGCTTTCAGGTTCATACAATTCTATGAGGGAGCACGTATTGCGCTGGATTCGCTGGTAAGATCAGGACTGAACGTTAAGTTATTTGTTTATGATGTCACAGAGGATATTACTCCGGTAAATAACATTCTTTCAGGTCAGGGTTTCGATAAAATGAATCTGATTATCGGGCCGGTTTTCAAAGGACCCTTTGAAATTGTGGCGGATTTTGCACGGAAGCAAAGAATACCCATTGTCAATCCTTTTTCAAAGCGTAACGACGTGATCCTGGACAACCCGTGGGTGTTTAAGGTGCAACCGTCCTTCTATGGCCGGCTGAACCAAATGGCCGAGTACCTGGCAACTACCTATCCGGAAGCAAATTACATCTTTGTTCATCAAACCAAGACAAGGGATCTGGATACACTTCAGTTTTTAAAGGATAAGCTCCTGGCCAGACTTTACACGGATTTGCCCTCCTGGGCCGGAAGGGAGGACAGCCTTGGTGCTAGTGGCAGGGTGACGGACCTGTTTTATCATCTTGAAGGTATCAGCGGACTGACTGCAAAGCTATCTGCAGAACGGGATAACATCCTGATCTGTGTTTCAACCCAACGGGTCTTCGTTGCGAATATCATGTCGTACATTCAGCCGCTGAGCCGAACCTATAAGATTTTGCTGACCGGGATGCCTGAATGGATGGATTACAATCTTGACCTGGATTATGCCATGAAACTGAACCTGCATCTTTTTGCCTCTGAATTCGTTGATTTTTCGGATGAGCAGGTCAAACGTTACATTGTTAATTTCAGGTACGCCTATGAAAATGAGCCATCAGCCGATGGGCATGCTTATGAAGGATTTGACATTGTTTTCTATTTCCTGAAAGCGCTGATGGAATTCGGTCCTGATTTTACGGCTTGCCTGCCGTTCCTGTCTTATGATGGCTTACAGATAGGTTTTGATTTTCACCGGCAGGGAGAAGGTGGATTTGAAAATGAACATGTCAGTGTTTTCAGGTTTGAGAATTACCGGCTGGTCAGGGTCAGGTAA
- a CDS encoding outer membrane lipoprotein carrier protein LolA, translating into MKKSIRFIAACIPFLAITLSSAAQGDKAGEILEALKKKSQAYQTVQAEFTYAIINPNENLDETFPGILYIKGDRYRLAIAGQLVICDGTTTWTYLEEAQEVQINSVEEDDESITPAKIFTSFFDAYKPTFLGEINREGKIIQKIELIPPEEKSFSKMILEIEKNKLEIVQFAILDKSGNTFTYIMSRFVTDIPIGEDKFTFNTLAYPDAEIIDMR; encoded by the coding sequence ATGAAAAAATCAATCCGGTTCATTGCAGCCTGCATCCCTTTCCTGGCCATTACCTTGTCATCAGCAGCCCAAGGTGACAAAGCCGGTGAGATCCTTGAGGCGCTGAAGAAAAAATCCCAGGCGTATCAGACCGTTCAAGCCGAATTTACCTATGCGATCATCAATCCAAACGAAAACCTGGACGAAACCTTCCCCGGCATCCTGTACATCAAGGGAGACCGTTACCGCCTTGCCATTGCCGGTCAGCTGGTGATCTGTGACGGCACGACAACGTGGACCTATCTTGAAGAAGCACAGGAGGTTCAGATAAACTCAGTCGAAGAAGACGACGAATCCATAACACCAGCAAAGATCTTTACCTCTTTTTTCGATGCGTACAAGCCGACTTTCCTCGGAGAAATCAACAGGGAAGGTAAAATAATCCAAAAGATTGAACTTATCCCACCCGAGGAGAAATCTTTCTCAAAAATGATCCTGGAAATCGAAAAAAACAAACTGGAGATTGTTCAGTTCGCGATTCTGGATAAAAGTGGCAATACCTTCACGTACATCATGAGCAGGTTCGTTACGGACATCCCCATCGGTGAAGACAAATTCACGTTCAACACCCTGGCTTATCCGGATGCGGAAATCATTGACATGCGTTAA
- a CDS encoding DNA translocase FtsK, producing the protein MALKENNSRKNTLREEKKPAASTKSRKSKSAGKEKGPAFFHNEKVHQAAGVILLAFALFLAFAFVSYFFSWVRDDALGDISFKRILSDDTIHISNWTGRLGAALAHQFIKEWFGVASFLFILILLAISLKLIFKTSILPVAKTIIYSVFGILYVSIAIGFFMDQQHELYTVLAGSFGYWSVQWFKGLIGNPGIILMLTGLLLIFLIVAINLQIKEFFRRKSREEGSGWLNGKEVTATGLVPGSDTLSEGSAEEPIRQEWDPIREREEESEEAAAGVDVKPAVEFEIRTPQAENESAAKSDNGDLPHYTIDTLYDPTLDLAHYQFPPLSLLNDYKEQQAGVNKEELEANKNRIVETLNNYLISIDKITATIGPAVTLYEIVPSPGIRIAKIKNLEDDIALSLSALGIRIIAPLPGKGTIGIEVPNKNPEIVSLKSILSSDRFQSSKFNLPFGIGKTISNESYIADLTKMPHILMAGATGQGKSVGLNAIIASLLYKKHPSQVKFVLVDPKKVELTLFSKIERHFLAKLPDVEDAIITNTRQVVRTLNSLNIEMDSRYDLLKDAQVRNLQEYNNKFIERKLNPNDGHRFLPYIVVVVDEFADLIMTAGKEIETPLTRLAQLARAIGIHLILATQRPSVNIITGTIKANFPARIAYRVISKIDSRTILDSSGADQLIGRGDMLLNTGNDLVRLQCAFVDIEEVDRITEFIGSQRGYPDAFYLPEYLDEEDEANKDFDPSQRDEMFEDAARTVVQHQHGSTSLLQRKLKLGYNRAGRIIDQLEAAGIVGPFEGSKAREVKIKNEMALEQLLKELRENI; encoded by the coding sequence TTGGCTTTAAAAGAAAATAACAGCAGAAAAAACACACTCAGGGAAGAGAAAAAGCCTGCTGCTTCGACAAAAAGCAGAAAATCAAAGTCTGCCGGTAAGGAGAAGGGGCCTGCTTTCTTCCACAATGAAAAGGTGCACCAGGCAGCAGGGGTCATCCTGCTTGCATTTGCGCTCTTCCTTGCCTTTGCATTCGTCTCCTACTTTTTTTCATGGGTAAGGGATGATGCATTAGGAGATATTTCCTTCAAGCGGATACTGAGCGACGACACGATCCATATCAGCAACTGGACAGGCCGTCTGGGGGCAGCACTGGCGCATCAGTTCATCAAGGAATGGTTCGGGGTCGCTTCCTTTTTGTTTATCCTTATCCTTCTCGCCATTAGTCTGAAACTGATCTTTAAAACTTCCATCCTCCCCGTAGCTAAAACGATCATCTATTCGGTGTTTGGCATCCTCTATGTCTCCATCGCAATCGGTTTTTTCATGGATCAGCAGCACGAGCTGTATACAGTACTTGCAGGCTCCTTCGGTTATTGGTCAGTTCAATGGTTCAAAGGTCTGATAGGCAATCCGGGAATCATCCTGATGCTGACCGGGCTTTTGCTCATCTTCCTTATTGTGGCCATTAATCTCCAGATCAAAGAATTCTTCAGACGCAAATCCCGTGAGGAAGGATCTGGATGGCTGAACGGAAAGGAAGTCACTGCCACTGGGCTGGTCCCCGGCAGTGATACTTTGTCAGAAGGTTCAGCTGAAGAACCAATCCGGCAGGAATGGGACCCTATCCGCGAGCGGGAAGAAGAATCAGAGGAAGCGGCTGCCGGAGTGGATGTTAAACCAGCGGTGGAATTCGAGATACGGACTCCACAAGCCGAAAACGAATCTGCTGCCAAAAGCGACAATGGTGATCTGCCTCACTACACAATCGATACCCTTTATGATCCCACACTGGACCTGGCTCATTATCAGTTCCCTCCGCTTAGTCTGTTAAATGACTACAAGGAGCAACAAGCAGGGGTCAACAAAGAAGAGCTGGAAGCGAACAAGAACAGGATCGTCGAAACCCTGAACAATTACCTGATCAGCATCGATAAGATCACGGCCACGATCGGTCCGGCCGTCACACTTTACGAAATCGTTCCCAGCCCGGGTATCCGAATCGCCAAGATCAAGAACCTGGAAGATGATATCGCCCTGAGCCTGTCGGCCCTGGGTATCCGAATCATTGCTCCCCTTCCCGGAAAAGGAACCATCGGGATCGAAGTCCCCAATAAGAACCCTGAGATCGTATCCCTTAAGTCCATTCTGTCGTCGGACCGGTTCCAGAGCAGTAAATTCAATCTCCCCTTCGGTATCGGCAAGACCATTTCCAATGAAAGTTACATTGCCGACCTGACCAAAATGCCCCACATCCTGATGGCAGGAGCTACCGGGCAGGGCAAATCCGTGGGATTGAATGCCATCATTGCATCCCTGCTTTATAAAAAGCATCCGTCACAGGTGAAGTTTGTTCTGGTCGACCCAAAAAAAGTGGAACTTACCCTGTTCTCAAAAATCGAGCGGCATTTCCTTGCCAAACTGCCGGATGTGGAGGATGCCATCATCACCAACACAAGGCAGGTGGTAAGGACACTGAACTCGCTCAACATTGAGATGGATAGCCGCTATGACCTCCTTAAGGATGCACAGGTCAGGAACCTGCAGGAATACAACAACAAGTTCATAGAACGCAAACTCAATCCGAATGATGGACACCGGTTTCTCCCCTACATCGTGGTCGTGGTGGATGAGTTTGCTGATCTGATCATGACGGCCGGTAAAGAGATTGAAACGCCGCTGACCAGGCTGGCACAGCTTGCCAGGGCCATTGGCATACACCTGATCCTGGCCACGCAGCGTCCCTCGGTGAACATCATTACCGGAACCATCAAAGCCAATTTCCCGGCCAGGATCGCCTACAGGGTAATATCGAAGATCGATTCGCGGACCATCCTGGATTCCAGCGGCGCCGATCAGCTCATCGGCCGTGGCGATATGCTGCTCAACACCGGAAATGACCTGGTCAGGCTGCAGTGCGCATTCGTTGACATCGAAGAGGTGGACCGGATCACGGAATTCATAGGCTCACAGCGTGGCTACCCCGATGCGTTCTACCTTCCCGAATACCTGGATGAGGAAGATGAAGCCAACAAGGATTTCGACCCTTCCCAGCGGGATGAAATGTTTGAAGATGCAGCCCGTACCGTCGTTCAGCATCAACACGGGTCCACATCCCTGCTGCAGCGCAAATTAAAACTGGGATACAACAGGGCAGGACGCATCATCGACCAGCTGGAGGCCGCCGGCATCGTAGGCCCTTTTGAAGGCAGCAAGGCCAGAGAAGTTAAAATTAAAAATGAAATGGCTTTGGAACAATTATTGAAAGAACTGCGGGAGAATATTTAA
- the lepB gene encoding signal peptidase I, with the protein MDQSLILLLIFIFTPVFCWKVFEDAGYQGWTSVIPFYNYYIWLKVIKKPLWWYIFLIIPFINFFMVFLMYVETAKCYQKYDLGNQALAVIFPFIYLPYLGWSKKETYLDPDKRPPIKRSSAREWVDAIIFAVVAASIIRMFLIEAYTIPTSSMEKSLLVGDFLFVSKFNFGPKQPTTPLSFPFVHNTMPFSKTAKSYLEWMKLPYYRFPGLEKIQNNDVVVFNYPNGDTVAIKIQNPDYYALARQYGRKRIWNDQVNFGRVIYRPVDKRENYIKRCIGIPGDTLQIIDDVVHINGKELISPGVRQFKFIVTTNGDPINPKRLEKLRVTEEVRTVGRNQYEITLTEKALEEIKGYSNVLSIVRSNAPRDNWAPYIFPYDSAYKWNEDNYGPLVIPRKGMTVSINLTNLPLYERIIDVFENNDLDIAGNKIYINGEEKSSYTFKMDYYWMMGDNRHNSADSRFWGYVPEDHVVGKAVFVWLSLDKNKPLFGGKVRWNKLFRVIR; encoded by the coding sequence ATGGACCAATCACTTATTCTGTTGCTGATCTTTATCTTTACACCTGTCTTTTGCTGGAAGGTCTTTGAAGATGCAGGTTATCAGGGGTGGACATCAGTCATTCCCTTTTATAATTACTATATCTGGCTGAAGGTCATCAAGAAACCCCTCTGGTGGTACATCTTTCTGATCATTCCTTTTATCAATTTCTTCATGGTTTTCCTTATGTACGTGGAAACCGCCAAGTGCTATCAGAAATACGATCTTGGCAACCAGGCGCTTGCCGTGATTTTCCCGTTCATCTATCTGCCCTATCTGGGCTGGTCGAAGAAAGAAACCTACCTTGATCCCGACAAGCGCCCGCCAATAAAAAGGAGTTCAGCCAGGGAATGGGTGGATGCCATCATTTTTGCCGTGGTGGCAGCTTCGATCATCCGGATGTTTCTGATTGAAGCCTACACTATACCGACCTCTTCCATGGAAAAGTCATTGCTGGTGGGCGACTTTTTATTTGTGAGCAAATTTAACTTCGGGCCTAAACAGCCCACTACACCCCTTTCCTTTCCATTTGTCCACAATACAATGCCCTTTTCAAAAACCGCCAAATCCTACCTGGAATGGATGAAACTACCTTACTATCGCTTTCCCGGACTGGAAAAGATCCAGAACAACGACGTTGTTGTCTTTAATTATCCCAACGGCGATACGGTTGCCATCAAGATCCAGAACCCTGATTATTATGCGTTGGCCAGGCAATATGGCAGAAAAAGGATCTGGAACGACCAGGTGAATTTTGGCAGGGTGATCTACCGGCCAGTCGACAAACGTGAAAACTACATTAAAAGATGCATCGGCATCCCCGGTGACACGCTGCAGATCATTGACGACGTCGTCCATATCAATGGCAAGGAGCTGATCTCCCCGGGAGTCAGACAGTTTAAGTTTATCGTCACCACCAATGGAGACCCCATCAATCCCAAACGACTGGAAAAGCTCAGGGTCACCGAAGAGGTTCGGACCGTCGGCCGGAATCAGTACGAGATCACACTGACCGAAAAAGCATTGGAGGAGATAAAGGGCTATTCCAATGTTCTCAGCATCGTTAGGTCCAACGCTCCCAGGGATAATTGGGCACCCTATATATTCCCTTATGACTCCGCTTACAAGTGGAATGAAGATAATTACGGACCACTGGTCATCCCCAGAAAGGGCATGACCGTGTCCATCAATCTGACGAACCTGCCGCTTTATGAAAGGATCATCGACGTTTTTGAAAACAACGACCTGGACATTGCAGGAAACAAGATCTACATTAACGGTGAGGAAAAAAGTTCCTATACATTTAAAATGGATTATTACTGGATGATGGGCGATAACCGCCATAATTCTGCAGATTCCCGTTTCTGGGGATATGTCCCGGAAGATCATGTCGTAGGCAAAGCCGTATTTGTCTGGTTATCGCTCGATAAGAACAAACCGCTCTTCGGAGGGAAGGTCAGGTGGAACAAACTGTTCAGGGTCATCCGGTAA